CCCGTTCGCCTCCGCCAGGATCCAGGAGATCCTCTCCCGCCTCCCCGTCCCGGccggctcccccgccgccgcggccgtgcgtTCCACCCTCGCCGCATGCGAGGCCGCGCCCGTCCCCGGCGTGGAGGCCCTGCGCTGCGTCACCTCCCCAGACTCCAtggccgacctcgccgcctccatcctcggcACCCGGAACATCCGCGCGGCGGCGACCAAGCTCACCAGCACGGAAGGCGCGACGACGAGGCAGGAGTACACGATGGTGTCCGTCAGGcccctgccggtggccggcggcgacatgGTTGCCTGCCACCGCATGCCCTATCCGTACGCCGTGTTCGCGTGCCACgcaaccaccgccgccgtgtACGCGGTgagcctcgccggcgccgacgggaCGACGGCCAAGGGGGAGGCCCTCGCGGCGTGCCACGCGGACGCGTTCCCGGGTATCTCGCAGTCGGCGTACGAGAAGCTCGGCGTGGAGCCGGGGAGCGTGCCCGTGTGCCACTTCCTGCCCCAGGACAGCATGCTCTGGATGCGCAACTGAAAATAAAGCTTGGCTTCAAAGTGGCGCGGCGCGAGCAAGTGCTACGTGTGTATAAAAAACTAAGTGGCTGATCACGTACTTGATCGCCTGTTCTATCGGCTACCGGATCACTGAAATGTAATACAGTATGTTGTGTGGGTGTGTAATAATCTCTATACGTAATACTAtccatgtactccctccgttctaaattgcaGGTTGTTCCTAAATGCATAGTGAAGGGTAGaaaagggcgaccagagggggtgAATAGGAGCCAATTCAAAAAACTCTCCAATAAACTCGGCCTAAGTCCCAAAGTAACATTCAACCCTCTCTTCTAGCTATTATCAAGATCACGTAGTCACAGCGGACCTACTGACCTTTGGAACGATGCTAGGAAGGCTCGGAAACAACACGGAAGTAAACACAAAAGATTGAGGCAAAACTAAGCTCAAAACACCTTCCATGTACCGAAACTTCCGATCTCTTATTGGAACTTCCGAAAGTGCGATTGAAACTGTCTAGAAAACTCCGACAAGAGGTCCTCCACGGttttgtcggaacttccaacccTGTATCGAAACTTCCAGCACCTATCGGATGTATTGAGAAACTGCCGACAAAGGGCTCTCAGGctttaaaaaataaatcatcGGAACTTCCGGTTCGGTGTCGAAACTTCCTGCAACTCAGAAAAACAGCCCGGAAAGTTTAAGTCAACGCTTCAAAATTCAATCAAATAAcctccaaaattcatgaaattttaaccatagctctGTAATTGCCTAGTGAGTCTTTGCCCAAAAGGTCTCCTCAAAAATATCAATATTTCAATATGGATTTCACAGAATATGGTCAATAACACAAAAGAGAGAGAGTTTTGGGAAACTTCAAATTCAAACCGAATCCGTGAGGGTTTGAGGAAGGATCACATCAATGATGCTCACAAGGGTCATAGCAACAATTTCCCCTAACAAACCTCGCGAGATTTGGGCTCAAACTTGAAAAATGAAAATTCGCACGAAAATTCCCCGAAAatcccaaaaaagaaaaagggagaaacAACAAGATTTAGCCATGGATTTGAGACACAAATTCGACTAAATCACGAAGACAACATatttacaagatgaggactagcctccacCCTTCATCCTCCCCCTAGGAtggagaaatcaagagaaaagaagctctcaccctctcatctctctctctcctctctctaagcacttggctagcctctaagcaaatgaaAATAGGGTTCCAAGCACACCCCCAAACCAGCCAACTCCAATATATATAGTCCATGGCTGATGACGAAAATACCCATatagctacaactaagataaccaCCCAtgcaggggtattttggtctaGTTTTTTGTAGatgcatcggacggacacgccaccttcacaaCTTTACTTCGagatgatgccacgtgcccttCTTCTCAAAGCTCCAGCCGCACTGGGCTcgcccccgattttgaggcccaaactgggaaacctgcctgcacggtggttttgaggcccaaaccacccaaaccgtccatctccgcttggccgccatgcgacctcctcgatgttgaTGCGTGTCCAGCCTCCACCAAGCCTCCTACTTGACTCGATCGACACAATTTCCATCCGGTCATGTtctctcaccctttcatgcaccatgtggatcgcccatgactctgcctggactcctcgggtccctcggtccaagcctactcgtgttccCCCtacaccgcccttggtccattggcatgaacctttcgcttgaccttcaccgcatgccGTCAGCCGCCATgtcacatcctacacctgcacatcacaagccaagagcaacatcattccacacaacattgtcaatcacttatcatccaagggtgaccaccattgatCCTCATATAGAAAAACTATGTACatagaaaaggtaaaacgaTGTACAATTTGAAATGGTGGGAGTATTCCGTAAATATATGTATACCTATCGTGTTGTGTATACCTGCTTGCGGTCCACGCATGGGCTCCTGTGGGCTCAGCACATATGTGCATGGTGTGCAATTAATCTCTTTCGCCTTCTCTACCCTTCGATACAGTTGAAAAAGGTGACTCAGAGGCAAATCGCTTCCCGGAGTGGTGTTCATGGTGAGACCTTTTGCTTACTCTATAACTCCTCTGTTGTCATTTTTGTTGGTGGTGAGCCAGTGGCTTGGTCCTCCTGGTGGCTGGTGTATGCGTGGTGCATAGTGAGGGTGTTATCTGTGGGAGGTTTTGGCATCGACAATATTTTCTATGCTCACTGCATCCTTTGCATTGGTGTCCTAACCTTCTTTGCGATGTCAACGATGGCGTCGATTTCATTGCAAATGACATGGCGGTCGGTGTTCAGAGGAGTCTCAACAGACATATACTAGCAATGATGGTCAGATTTGTTAGAAGTTTAGGATCATCTAGGGTAGATCAGTGGGTGAATTGCTTACTCAGTTTGGTTCAAATCAAGTAACAGCGAATTTAGGAGAAgtaggtgttggaggtatgccctagaggcaatcatagagatgatgatatctgattgtatacatgatttgtatattgtgttcattgaatatccattaaaggctacttgaattgatctgcaattatgtgaattgtatatggaactctttacttgtatggttattttaaaagttgtccctagtcggagttcatatgtggacacacatgaatattagactagtacatgtattagttgatgactatgtttcacaagtcatgaacatggagatgtcaaactaataatgtaggcacatgtagagacatgtgctaggactgacccaacacaagaagtagttctctctttacacaacaagtacgctttgtccttagacctgagattgtcgcatgtactcaagatgtgaatcgactcacttaggggctatcaaacgctacaccgtaacagggtagttataatggtagctttcggatttgtcaggaagcatgctgtgaggcatggtcaatcaagatgggatttgcccctctctggttgagagtgatatctctaggcccctcgagtgatcgga
This genomic window from Setaria viridis chromosome 8, Setaria_viridis_v4.0, whole genome shotgun sequence contains:
- the LOC117833097 gene encoding BURP domain-containing protein 6, producing MARSLSALLLLLVAAVAASAQYQDDSVGTAFFLDKDLYPGSKMTLHFTLAAAGAALPRALADTIPFASARIQEILSRLPVPAGSPAAAAVRSTLAACEAAPVPGVEALRCVTSPDSMADLAASILGTRNIRAAATKLTSTEGATTRQEYTMVSVRPLPVAGGDMVACHRMPYPYAVFACHATTAAVYAVSLAGADGTTAKGEALAACHADAFPGISQSAYEKLGVEPGSVPVCHFLPQDSMLWMRN